A window of the Branchiibius hedensis genome harbors these coding sequences:
- a CDS encoding universal stress protein has protein sequence MTVVVTYADSAESTAALYAAADECGRRRLPLVVVDLGGAPQPISDVTTRLAAQGHSVDVVHPDEVADTVEEVLRVVAQRQAALLVIGLRHRTPVGKLILGSAAQRLLLDAACPVLAVRPGLRSDEEPQTGL, from the coding sequence ATGACGGTCGTCGTCACCTACGCAGACTCTGCCGAAAGCACCGCCGCGTTGTACGCCGCGGCGGACGAATGCGGCCGACGGCGGCTGCCGCTGGTCGTCGTTGATCTCGGCGGTGCCCCGCAGCCGATCAGTGACGTCACCACCCGCCTTGCTGCACAAGGCCATTCGGTGGACGTGGTGCACCCCGACGAGGTAGCGGACACGGTCGAGGAAGTTCTGCGGGTGGTCGCTCAGCGACAGGCCGCCCTGCTGGTGATCGGTCTGCGGCACCGCACGCCGGTCGGCAAGCTCATTCTCGGATCGGCAGCGCAACGACTGCTGCTGGATGCCGCCTGCCCGGTGCTTGCCGTGCGGCCCGGGTTGCGCTCGGACGAAGAACCGCAAACAGGGCTCTGA
- a CDS encoding RNA polymerase sigma factor encodes MTSVSKTQTAPADAVENASTAKADGKAPAKATARKTTAKKAPAKRAAAKTTAKVAGAAAAPAKKAAAKKATTAKAAAKKTSEKADAAGDGEDTAEDIDPDEEIELTEEVLVEETAAVEGATDSTDAEDTADGEEAAKPAAAEESESAAFVIRQDDEDDAPAQQVVTAGATADPVKDYLKQIGKVALLNAEQEVELAKRIEAGLFAEEKLNSGDKIEMKLKRELWWIAQDGKKAKNHLLEANLRLVVSLAKRYTGRGMLFLDLIQEGNLGLIRAVEKFDYTKGYKFSTYATWWIRQAITRAMADQARTIRIPVHMVEVINKLARVQRQMLQDLGREPTPEELAKELDMTPEKVVEVQKYGREPISLHTPLGEDGDSEFGDLIEDSEAVVPADAVSFTLLQEQLHSVLDTLSEREAGVVSMRFGLTDGQPKTLDEIGKVYGVTRERIRQIESKTMSKLRHPSRSQVLRDYLD; translated from the coding sequence GTGACCTCAGTGTCGAAGACCCAGACAGCGCCGGCTGACGCCGTCGAGAACGCCAGCACGGCGAAGGCCGACGGGAAGGCTCCCGCGAAGGCGACTGCCCGGAAGACGACCGCCAAGAAGGCACCGGCCAAGCGGGCCGCCGCGAAGACAACGGCGAAGGTGGCCGGCGCAGCAGCAGCTCCGGCCAAGAAGGCTGCGGCCAAGAAGGCGACGACGGCCAAGGCCGCGGCGAAGAAGACCAGCGAGAAGGCTGACGCGGCCGGTGACGGCGAGGACACTGCGGAGGACATCGACCCGGACGAGGAGATCGAGCTCACCGAAGAGGTCCTCGTCGAGGAGACCGCTGCCGTCGAGGGCGCCACCGACAGCACCGACGCGGAGGACACCGCCGACGGCGAGGAAGCGGCCAAGCCGGCCGCCGCCGAGGAGAGCGAGTCGGCTGCGTTCGTCATCCGCCAGGACGACGAGGACGACGCCCCCGCCCAGCAGGTCGTGACCGCCGGTGCCACCGCCGACCCGGTCAAGGACTACCTGAAGCAGATCGGCAAGGTCGCCCTGCTGAACGCCGAGCAGGAGGTCGAACTCGCCAAGCGCATCGAGGCCGGCCTGTTCGCCGAGGAGAAGCTGAACTCCGGCGACAAGATCGAGATGAAGCTCAAGCGTGAGCTGTGGTGGATCGCCCAGGACGGCAAGAAGGCCAAGAACCACCTGCTGGAGGCCAACCTGCGCCTGGTGGTCTCCCTGGCCAAGCGTTACACCGGTCGCGGCATGCTCTTCCTCGACCTGATCCAGGAGGGCAACCTCGGTCTGATCCGGGCGGTCGAGAAGTTCGACTACACCAAGGGTTACAAGTTCTCGACGTACGCCACGTGGTGGATCCGTCAGGCGATCACCCGGGCGATGGCCGACCAGGCCCGCACCATCCGCATCCCCGTGCACATGGTCGAGGTCATCAATAAGCTGGCCCGCGTCCAGCGGCAGATGTTGCAGGACCTGGGTCGTGAGCCCACGCCGGAGGAACTGGCCAAAGAACTCGACATGACCCCGGAGAAGGTGGTCGAGGTCCAGAAGTACGGCCGCGAGCCGATCTCCTTGCACACCCCGCTGGGTGAGGACGGCGACAGCGAGTTCGGCGACCTGATCGAGGACTCCGAGGCCGTCGTACCTGCCGATGCGGTCAGCTTCACGTTGCTGCAGGAGCAGTTGCACTCGGTCCTGGACACCCTGTCCGAGCGGGAAGCTGGCGTCGTGTCGATGCGCTTCGGGCTCACCGACGGCCAGCCCAAGACGCTGGACGAGATCGGTAAGGTCTACGGCGTCACGCGCGAGCGGATCCGCCAGATCGAGTCCAAGACGATGAGCAAGTTGCGCCACCCGTCGCGCTCGCAAGTCCTGCGCGACTATCTGGACTAA
- a CDS encoding phage major capsid protein: protein MATETTLTSTDAWSPDVTGYAAGDIIPDALVLQCSTVLGKIEGDEPLLRVAYIDDAAADFVAEGAVIPEADPSLSEVTVATGKVAQLVRLSREQYVNGQAAGKLSDSVRRAVTTRANQAFLSQAAPTAPAVTPPAGITNVTGITSGGAVAGSLDKLVDIVAGIETAGGTPSQVLLSPTAWASLCKFKTGTSSAQSLIGAGVEPAQRQLLGVPVVVTSALTGSNGLVIDRAAVVSAVGDVMIATSEEVFFASDSVAVRCTFRFGATVVKPARVAKFTVTAPS from the coding sequence ATGGCTACTGAAACAACCCTGACAAGTACCGATGCCTGGTCCCCCGATGTCACCGGGTACGCCGCGGGCGACATCATCCCCGACGCGCTGGTGCTGCAGTGCTCCACCGTGCTGGGCAAGATCGAGGGAGACGAGCCGTTGCTGCGGGTCGCCTACATCGACGACGCTGCAGCCGATTTCGTCGCTGAGGGAGCCGTCATCCCCGAAGCTGACCCGAGCCTGTCTGAGGTCACCGTCGCCACAGGGAAGGTCGCGCAACTGGTGCGACTGTCCCGGGAGCAGTACGTCAACGGGCAGGCCGCGGGGAAGCTGTCGGACTCGGTGCGCCGCGCCGTGACCACCCGGGCCAATCAGGCGTTCCTGTCGCAGGCGGCACCGACCGCCCCGGCGGTCACCCCGCCGGCCGGCATCACCAACGTCACCGGGATCACCAGTGGCGGCGCCGTCGCCGGGTCACTCGACAAGCTGGTCGATATCGTTGCCGGGATCGAGACCGCCGGCGGCACCCCGTCGCAGGTGCTGCTGTCGCCGACCGCGTGGGCCTCGCTGTGCAAGTTCAAGACCGGGACCAGTTCGGCGCAATCGCTGATCGGTGCCGGGGTCGAGCCCGCGCAGCGGCAACTGCTCGGGGTGCCCGTGGTGGTTACGTCCGCGCTGACCGGCAGCAACGGGCTGGTGATCGACCGTGCCGCGGTCGTGTCGGCTGTCGGTGACGTGATGATCGCGACCAGCGAAGAAGTGTTCTTCGCCTCCGACTCCGTGGCCGTGCGGTGCACCTTCCGGTTCGGTGCAACCGTGGTCAAGCCGGCACGCGTCGCCAAGTTCACCGTGACCGCCCCGAGCTGA
- a CDS encoding WhiB family transcriptional regulator, with the protein MTSRATAGAEARATLARALLTMATYGERPVCSDAPQLWISDDAEDREGVKVWCQSCPLIEPCAAAGQFEKHGVWGGLDRTMRPGKEAA; encoded by the coding sequence ATGACCTCCCGCGCGACCGCCGGCGCCGAGGCCCGGGCGACGTTGGCGAGAGCACTGCTCACGATGGCTACTTACGGCGAGCGACCGGTGTGTTCCGATGCGCCGCAGTTGTGGATCAGCGACGACGCTGAGGACCGTGAGGGTGTCAAGGTCTGGTGCCAGTCCTGTCCGCTGATCGAGCCGTGCGCTGCTGCAGGCCAGTTCGAGAAGCACGGGGTCTGGGGCGGCCTCGACCGGACGATGCGACCGGGGAAGGAGGCGGCATGA
- a CDS encoding tyrosine-type recombinase/integrase, protein MSVSDVSSTGDLRPLVDSWVLSLRSDRKSPATVKSYTDGVAQYLELCDARTLAPLDRDSLRAFVTQLLDDGREPATARSRQLAVRRFTAWLTEEREIPADPFLGVKAPKLDSKVIEPLSEQQLQALLKACQPPKGADRAAELRHRRDEAIVRFMLETGARAGEVVALQAADIDLQAGTAIVRRGKGGKGRMVPFGPHTARAIDRYLRLRRAHRLAATSPDLWLGDRGKSFTYDALHKTLRLRADAAGIEGFHPHRMRHTAAHRWLKAGGSETGLMAVAGWTRPDMLMRYTKAQAAERAAEEARGLNLGEL, encoded by the coding sequence GTGAGCGTGTCGGACGTGTCGTCGACCGGGGATCTGCGACCACTGGTCGATTCCTGGGTGCTCTCGCTGCGCTCGGATCGCAAGTCACCCGCGACGGTCAAGAGCTACACCGATGGGGTGGCCCAGTACCTGGAGCTGTGCGACGCCCGCACGCTGGCCCCGCTCGACCGGGACAGCCTGCGGGCGTTCGTCACCCAACTGTTGGACGACGGCCGGGAGCCGGCGACGGCGCGATCCCGGCAACTGGCGGTCCGCAGGTTCACTGCGTGGCTGACCGAGGAACGCGAGATCCCAGCAGACCCGTTCCTCGGCGTGAAGGCGCCCAAGCTCGACAGCAAGGTGATCGAGCCGCTGAGTGAGCAGCAGCTTCAGGCGCTATTGAAGGCATGCCAGCCGCCCAAGGGCGCCGACAGGGCCGCTGAGCTTCGCCACCGGCGCGATGAAGCCATCGTGCGGTTCATGCTGGAGACCGGCGCTCGGGCTGGGGAGGTCGTCGCGCTGCAGGCCGCAGACATCGACCTGCAGGCCGGTACGGCGATCGTGCGCCGCGGTAAGGGCGGCAAGGGCCGGATGGTGCCATTCGGCCCGCACACCGCCAGGGCGATCGACCGCTACCTGAGGCTGCGCCGGGCACACCGCCTGGCGGCCACGTCACCGGATCTCTGGCTGGGGGACCGCGGCAAGAGCTTCACCTATGACGCGCTGCACAAAACGCTGCGCCTACGGGCCGACGCTGCTGGCATCGAAGGCTTCCACCCGCACCGGATGCGCCACACCGCCGCGCACCGGTGGCTGAAGGCCGGCGGCAGTGAGACCGGTTTGATGGCGGTGGCTGGCTGGACCCGGCCCGACATGCTGATGCGCTACACCAAGGCGCAGGCCGCTGAGCGCGCAGCGGAGGAAGCACGCGGCTTGAACCTGGGGGAGCTTTGA
- a CDS encoding transglutaminaseTgpA domain-containing protein translates to MRRTASAQAMLAAVATLIAAWPLTSLIEVGPWIWPIVALVVGVAALGIALRALRTPAALIPLLQLLLAVVAIMLIYLPHTLSPTVLVDAARALIEDGIHTVQVAAPPAPATVGLRFLIAFAVTGFALITDICAATLRAPVLAGVPLLGAFLISAANTAIGLNPVYFVALAALWLTMVATQHAQDLQRDVTVRTRALRPRTLESPLSGHGHAARLIAVPVIIAAALLPTVIPHASAHFFAQGLARGTGDGPVTIGFATDLDLSADLNSTNPSPVLTYSTSSLVTPPLRVTVTSTYRDGHWVPDEAVTSAVVSDNNTVLPVPGVTDADSRFTTASLKVTGSALASGFLAAPYPLRTANLNRDVWLFDERTGSVQPSGTVKDYSLTYRVLKDNQEPSDGERLDPEISEPALAVDQASQAAVRRTLAPLRASTQWETAKNIQNYLRSSGGFTYSLQLAQTRRDSDGQPLDPLSNFLATKQGYCTQFASAMVMMARADGIPARLAVGFLPGDPTGTANQYSVVQSDAHAWPELWFSGIGWTRFEPTPGIRATNAPGYTADQQTGVSRNAQPSEDDSDSSSAGATSGAASSSSAPVTPAGSSTANRAPAWLGWAGWLFAVIAIGGAGAVVLPILARRRRESVAVDRPAPQRVEAQWQQLVWDLSDLGASAPPPGSPRALERHYRNELHLSGDGQRALRQAVQTLEQARYAGSADDRLDLRQDAQELVHDVRRSASATMRLRAALWPRSAFFALRDAGVRVMRTPARWWADRRR, encoded by the coding sequence ATGAGGCGTACGGCGAGTGCGCAGGCGATGCTGGCAGCGGTGGCCACGCTGATCGCGGCGTGGCCGCTGACGTCCTTGATCGAGGTCGGTCCGTGGATCTGGCCGATCGTGGCCCTGGTCGTCGGCGTTGCCGCGCTCGGTATTGCGTTGCGCGCACTACGCACGCCGGCGGCCCTGATCCCGCTGCTGCAGTTGCTGCTTGCGGTCGTGGCGATCATGCTGATCTATCTACCGCACACGCTGTCGCCGACCGTTCTGGTCGACGCGGCCCGCGCCCTGATCGAGGACGGGATCCACACCGTCCAGGTCGCTGCTCCCCCGGCCCCGGCCACCGTCGGGCTGCGGTTCCTGATCGCGTTCGCGGTGACCGGATTCGCGCTCATCACCGACATCTGCGCGGCGACCCTGCGCGCGCCGGTGCTGGCGGGCGTGCCGTTGCTGGGCGCCTTCCTTATTTCGGCGGCGAATACCGCCATCGGCCTGAACCCGGTCTATTTCGTGGCCCTGGCCGCGCTGTGGTTGACCATGGTGGCGACCCAGCACGCCCAGGACCTGCAACGAGACGTGACGGTCCGCACGCGTGCCCTGCGGCCGCGCACCCTGGAGTCGCCCCTGTCGGGACATGGCCACGCAGCCCGGCTGATCGCCGTACCCGTGATCATCGCTGCAGCCCTGCTACCGACCGTGATCCCCCATGCATCGGCGCACTTCTTCGCCCAGGGTCTGGCCCGGGGCACCGGAGACGGGCCGGTCACCATCGGGTTCGCGACCGATCTGGATCTGAGCGCCGACCTGAACAGCACCAATCCCTCCCCGGTGCTGACCTACTCGACCTCGTCGCTGGTGACCCCACCGCTACGAGTGACCGTCACCTCCACCTACCGCGACGGGCATTGGGTCCCGGACGAGGCTGTGACTTCGGCGGTCGTCAGCGACAACAACACGGTGCTGCCCGTTCCCGGGGTCACCGACGCTGATTCGCGGTTCACCACCGCCTCACTGAAAGTCACCGGCAGCGCGCTGGCCTCCGGATTCCTCGCCGCGCCGTACCCGCTGCGCACGGCCAACCTCAACCGGGACGTCTGGCTGTTCGACGAACGCACGGGAAGCGTCCAGCCCTCCGGCACGGTGAAGGACTACAGCCTCACCTACCGGGTTCTGAAGGACAACCAGGAGCCCAGCGACGGCGAGCGCCTGGACCCGGAGATCTCCGAGCCCGCCCTCGCGGTCGACCAGGCGTCGCAGGCGGCGGTGCGCCGCACGTTGGCGCCGCTACGGGCGAGCACGCAGTGGGAGACGGCCAAGAACATCCAGAACTACCTGCGTAGCAGCGGCGGCTTCACCTACTCGCTGCAACTGGCGCAGACCCGCCGCGACAGCGACGGACAGCCGCTGGATCCGCTGAGCAACTTCCTGGCGACCAAACAGGGGTATTGCACCCAGTTCGCCAGCGCAATGGTGATGATGGCCCGCGCCGACGGCATCCCGGCCCGGTTGGCCGTGGGGTTCCTGCCCGGCGATCCCACGGGGACCGCAAACCAGTACTCCGTCGTGCAGTCCGACGCCCACGCGTGGCCGGAGTTGTGGTTCAGCGGAATCGGCTGGACCCGCTTCGAACCCACGCCGGGGATCCGAGCGACCAACGCGCCCGGGTACACCGCGGATCAGCAGACCGGGGTCAGCCGCAACGCCCAGCCGAGCGAGGACGACAGCGACTCCTCGTCCGCGGGCGCCACCAGCGGCGCCGCATCGTCCTCCTCCGCCCCGGTGACGCCGGCCGGCTCATCCACCGCCAACCGGGCGCCGGCCTGGCTGGGCTGGGCGGGCTGGTTGTTTGCCGTGATCGCGATCGGCGGGGCGGGCGCCGTGGTTCTGCCGATTCTCGCGCGGCGGCGCCGCGAGAGCGTTGCGGTTGACCGGCCGGCACCGCAGCGGGTGGAGGCCCAATGGCAACAACTGGTGTGGGATCTGTCTGATCTGGGCGCGTCCGCGCCACCGCCGGGCTCCCCGCGTGCCCTCGAACGGCACTACCGCAATGAGTTGCACCTCAGCGGCGACGGTCAGCGCGCCTTGCGGCAAGCCGTGCAAACGTTGGAGCAGGCGCGGTACGCCGGTAGCGCCGACGACCGCCTCGACCTTCGGCAGGACGCCCAAGAACTCGTCCACGACGTACGTCGATCGGCGTCGGCGACGATGCGCCTGCGGGCCGCGCTGTGGCCGCGCAGTGCGTTCTTCGCGCTACGCGACGCCGGCGTCCGGGTCATGCGAACGCCGGCCCGCTGGTGGGCGGACCGGCGTCGCTGA
- the metX gene encoding homoserine O-acetyltransferase MetX has translation MTVVESRIAQAPARPQARRVPTPPGANPRAHAIGVPAFVTETGERIPDLVITFQTWGTLSPAADNAILIEHALTGDAHVVGPTGPDQPTPGWWPGIIGPGAPLDTDTSFVVAVNAVGGCRGTTGPHTLAPDGRAWGSRFPRTTIRDQVSAEAIVADYLGIDRWQLVLGGSMGGMRAIEWVGSFPERTGAALVIASTPWATADQIAWGHMQSVAIESDPAWHGGDYYATGHTPDTGLGLARRIAHNTYRSAAELDDRFGLTPQTSHRPLDGGQFAVQSYLDHQAAKLVRRFDAGSYLNLTRAMATHDVTRDRGDLADVLGGYDGLLRVVAVDSDRLFPPALSEAMVAAYGREPLLTIASDHGHDGFLIEHDQIATITADVVADTRPLGGAVG, from the coding sequence ATGACCGTCGTTGAATCCCGTATCGCTCAGGCACCAGCGCGTCCGCAGGCCCGGCGGGTGCCCACCCCGCCCGGTGCCAACCCCCGGGCGCACGCGATCGGCGTACCCGCATTCGTCACCGAGACCGGCGAACGTATCCCCGATCTGGTCATCACCTTCCAGACCTGGGGCACGCTGTCCCCGGCTGCCGACAACGCCATCCTCATCGAGCACGCCCTCACCGGGGACGCGCACGTCGTCGGACCGACCGGACCCGACCAGCCCACTCCCGGCTGGTGGCCGGGCATCATCGGCCCCGGCGCACCGCTGGACACCGACACCAGCTTCGTCGTCGCGGTCAACGCGGTCGGCGGCTGCCGGGGGACCACCGGCCCGCACACCCTCGCCCCGGACGGTCGGGCGTGGGGCTCGCGGTTCCCCCGCACCACCATCCGTGACCAGGTCAGCGCCGAGGCGATCGTCGCCGACTACCTGGGCATCGACCGGTGGCAACTGGTCCTCGGCGGATCGATGGGCGGGATGCGCGCGATCGAATGGGTCGGCAGCTTCCCCGAGCGCACCGGCGCGGCACTGGTCATCGCCAGCACACCGTGGGCTACCGCCGATCAGATCGCGTGGGGACACATGCAGTCCGTCGCGATCGAAAGCGATCCGGCCTGGCACGGCGGCGACTACTACGCAACCGGTCACACTCCCGATACCGGTCTGGGCCTGGCCCGGCGGATCGCCCACAACACCTACCGGTCGGCCGCCGAACTCGACGACCGTTTCGGGCTGACCCCGCAGACGTCGCACCGCCCGCTTGACGGTGGACAGTTCGCGGTGCAGAGCTATCTGGATCACCAGGCGGCCAAGCTGGTTCGGCGGTTCGACGCCGGGTCCTACCTCAACCTCACCCGGGCGATGGCCACCCACGATGTGACCCGCGACCGTGGCGACCTGGCCGACGTACTCGGCGGGTACGACGGGTTGTTGCGCGTGGTGGCCGTCGACAGTGATCGGCTGTTCCCGCCGGCTCTGTCCGAGGCGATGGTTGCTGCGTACGGGCGGGAGCCGCTGCTCACGATCGCCTCCGATCATGGCCACGACGGGTTCCTGATCGAGCACGACCAGATCGCGACGATCACCGCCGACGTCGTGGCCGACACCCGTCCCCTGGGTGGCGCCGTCGGGTAA
- a CDS encoding NAD-binding protein: MPGHVVVCGFSGFALRLLEQLLDSGEQVVLLVPALDAGVAAAQSRWGVRVVTAQFGVTSALAECETARAQAVVCVSDDERWNLEIALLAEQLAPSARIVTQLSNATVGTAMADGSGRHVVLDVATLATPSVVEACLGQTVHDIDVAGTTFVVATFPVSADASLRARFGDLAPVAVIGAGGEVSACPGRDHIVRSGERAVMIGTAEDFARQRLALPQPARPARDVARRPLPHRLLHSAETFARDANPNLFRMAAVLATLLCISTIVLWLGYRKPGMSALDALYFSSETIATVGYGDFNFATQPPWLRLWSILLMFAGVTTTAIVMAFLADVLISRRLSHGAARTRARRMSGHTIVVGLGAFGMSVTSALRQRGEQVVLVERAEHTRFSETAAGLDVPVIYGDAALPDTMSSAGLGRARAVAVVTSSDLTNIEVAIAVRTLLGPRWGTPTDDGVPVVLRIFDRDLAGAVVNRFGFQNVRPTVELAVPWFVGAALGLHVLGTFSVQGESFMVGRFEVGDGLDAVTMDELSARTRVIAIRRTNGSLEHSPRREASFAAGDLAYLVGPYAELLAVLRRGRTVGGA, encoded by the coding sequence ATGCCTGGGCACGTCGTGGTCTGCGGCTTCTCCGGATTCGCACTGCGTCTGCTCGAACAGTTGCTGGACTCGGGGGAGCAGGTGGTGCTGCTCGTCCCCGCCCTCGACGCAGGCGTAGCTGCAGCGCAGAGTCGGTGGGGTGTGCGGGTGGTCACCGCGCAGTTCGGGGTGACCAGTGCGCTCGCCGAGTGCGAGACAGCCAGGGCGCAGGCCGTGGTGTGTGTCTCCGATGATGAACGCTGGAATCTCGAGATCGCCCTCCTCGCAGAGCAACTCGCGCCCTCCGCTCGCATCGTGACGCAGTTGTCGAACGCCACCGTGGGTACGGCGATGGCGGATGGTTCGGGTCGTCACGTCGTCCTTGACGTGGCGACATTGGCGACGCCGTCGGTGGTGGAGGCCTGTTTGGGCCAGACCGTCCACGACATCGACGTCGCGGGTACGACCTTCGTCGTCGCGACGTTCCCGGTCAGCGCGGACGCCAGCCTGCGAGCCAGATTCGGTGACCTGGCACCCGTGGCGGTCATCGGCGCCGGCGGCGAGGTGTCCGCCTGCCCCGGGCGGGACCACATCGTGCGCTCCGGCGAACGCGCGGTGATGATCGGAACGGCCGAGGATTTCGCCCGGCAGCGGCTGGCCCTGCCGCAGCCGGCCCGACCCGCACGCGACGTCGCCCGGCGGCCGCTGCCGCACCGGCTGTTGCACTCGGCGGAGACGTTCGCCCGGGACGCGAACCCGAACCTGTTCCGGATGGCGGCCGTACTCGCCACTTTGCTGTGCATCTCCACGATCGTGTTGTGGCTGGGCTACCGCAAACCCGGGATGAGCGCGCTGGACGCTCTCTATTTCAGCAGCGAGACGATCGCGACCGTCGGCTACGGCGACTTCAACTTCGCCACCCAGCCGCCGTGGTTGCGGCTGTGGTCGATTCTGCTGATGTTCGCTGGCGTGACCACCACGGCCATCGTCATGGCGTTCCTTGCCGATGTCCTCATCTCGCGCCGCTTGTCGCACGGCGCCGCCCGCACGCGAGCCCGCCGGATGAGCGGGCACACGATCGTCGTGGGGCTTGGTGCGTTCGGAATGTCGGTGACGAGTGCCCTTCGCCAGCGCGGGGAGCAGGTGGTCCTTGTCGAGCGTGCCGAGCACACCCGGTTCAGCGAGACGGCCGCCGGTCTCGACGTGCCCGTGATCTACGGGGACGCTGCGTTGCCGGACACGATGTCCTCCGCCGGGCTGGGCCGCGCCCGTGCTGTTGCCGTGGTCACCAGCAGCGACCTGACCAACATCGAAGTGGCCATCGCGGTTCGCACCCTCCTCGGGCCCCGCTGGGGGACACCGACCGATGACGGAGTTCCGGTGGTCCTGCGGATCTTCGATCGTGACCTGGCGGGCGCCGTGGTCAACCGGTTCGGCTTTCAGAACGTTCGTCCGACGGTCGAGCTGGCGGTGCCGTGGTTCGTCGGCGCCGCCCTCGGCCTGCACGTGCTGGGCACCTTCTCGGTCCAGGGCGAATCCTTCATGGTGGGTCGCTTCGAGGTGGGTGACGGGCTGGACGCCGTGACGATGGACGAACTGTCGGCCCGCACCCGCGTGATCGCCATCCGCCGGACCAACGGATCCCTCGAGCACTCGCCGCGTCGCGAGGCCAGCTTCGCCGCCGGGGACCTGGCCTATCTCGTCGGCCCGTACGCCGAGTTACTGGCCGTGCTGCGACGTGGCCGGACCGTCGGCGGCGCCTGA
- a CDS encoding DUF3631 domain-containing protein: protein MIEAYDGPVPAPDDPTTSELLDQVHAVLTRYVVLPSPQATDAVVLWIAATHALAAFQHAPRLAIKSPEKRCGKSRLLDVIAGLSHRPLLSVNATVPAIFRAIGQDAPPTLLIDEADTLWGTKRAAEQNEDLRALVNAGHQRGRPALRCVGPQQTPTEFATFAMCALAGIGDLPDTITDRAINLTMRRRRADESVSTFRTRRDGPVLDDLRRQLQVWAPGMIEALTVAEPVMPVEDRAADTWEPLVAIADLAGDQWAARARAACVKLTSEADADDEEASLNTRLLSDVRAAFGPGVTFLSAADLIANLQLVEDAPWGEWDLNAHRLARRLKHFNVKPVRNPAGNARGYRIDDLTDAFIRYLRPKPSEASEPAESRAIPSDTSGASDTSNRQATPNRQADSPTGTRDLTVLTHPDAPPGRKCADCDSTDVAAGRVRCAQHLATFRATGGKVAR, encoded by the coding sequence ATGATCGAGGCCTATGACGGGCCGGTGCCAGCACCGGATGACCCGACCACCAGCGAGTTGCTGGACCAGGTGCACGCGGTGTTGACCCGGTATGTGGTGTTGCCCTCACCGCAGGCCACCGATGCGGTGGTGTTGTGGATCGCAGCGACGCACGCGCTGGCGGCGTTCCAGCACGCGCCGCGGTTGGCGATCAAGTCACCAGAGAAGCGGTGCGGCAAGTCCCGGTTGCTGGATGTGATCGCTGGGTTGTCTCATCGGCCGCTGCTGAGCGTGAATGCGACGGTCCCAGCGATCTTCCGGGCCATCGGGCAGGACGCACCCCCGACCTTGTTGATCGATGAGGCTGACACGTTGTGGGGCACTAAGCGCGCGGCCGAGCAGAACGAGGATTTGCGGGCACTGGTCAATGCTGGCCACCAGCGTGGCCGTCCTGCCCTTCGGTGTGTCGGGCCGCAGCAGACCCCGACGGAGTTCGCCACGTTCGCGATGTGCGCGCTGGCCGGGATCGGTGACCTGCCGGACACGATCACCGACCGGGCGATCAACCTCACGATGCGCCGGCGACGTGCCGATGAGTCGGTCTCCACGTTCCGGACCCGCCGCGATGGTCCCGTGCTGGATGATCTTCGCCGGCAACTGCAGGTCTGGGCGCCGGGGATGATCGAGGCCCTGACGGTCGCTGAGCCGGTCATGCCGGTCGAGGACCGCGCCGCGGACACCTGGGAGCCATTGGTGGCGATCGCGGACCTAGCCGGCGACCAGTGGGCGGCTCGCGCCCGGGCCGCGTGCGTGAAGCTGACCAGCGAGGCCGACGCCGACGACGAGGAAGCATCGCTGAACACCCGGCTACTGTCCGACGTGCGGGCAGCGTTCGGACCCGGGGTCACGTTCTTGTCGGCAGCGGATCTCATCGCCAATCTGCAGTTGGTCGAGGACGCACCCTGGGGTGAGTGGGATCTCAACGCGCATCGGCTCGCGCGACGGTTGAAGCACTTCAACGTCAAACCCGTCCGCAACCCGGCTGGTAATGCCCGCGGCTATCGGATCGACGATCTGACCGACGCGTTTATCCGCTACCTGCGTCCGAAACCGTCAGAAGCGTCAGAACCTGCGGAATCCCGGGCCATTCCGTCTGACACTTCCGGTGCGTCTGACACATCGAACCGTCAGGCCACACCAAACCGTCAGGCCGACTCCCCAACGGGCACAAGGGATCTGACGGTTCTGACGCATCCTGACGCACCCCCCGGTAGAAAGTGTGCAGACTGCGACTCAACCGACGTCGCGGCCGGTCGGGTCCGTTGCGCTCAACACCTGGCCACGTTCCGTGCGACCGGCGGGAAGGTGGCCCGATGA